One Alosa alosa isolate M-15738 ecotype Scorff River chromosome 22, AALO_Geno_1.1, whole genome shotgun sequence DNA segment encodes these proteins:
- the hhex gene encoding hematopoietically-expressed homeobox protein hhex: protein MQYQYPVTSAMNVPLYAPTPIQHVHPTPFYIEDILGRNGTPASTTVISAPTLPSPNSSFTSLISPYRSSICEPTPIHPAMSHHSALATPYSTGAFSSSVYPFNRSLGEYAHALIRHDSLGKPLLWTPFIQRPLHKRKGGQVRFSNDQTIELEKKFETQKYLSPPERKRLAKMLQLSERQVKTWFQNRRAKWRRLKQENPQCPKQDIEDENPERHFDVEVRSDQHNPPQVPHSHVQCSSTSLLREDNESGISENSDQELDVEDEFPSTLQK, encoded by the exons ATGCAATATCAGTACCCGGTAACTTCGGCCATGAACGTTCCTTTATATGCTCCGACGCCAATTCAGCATGTCCACCCAACTCCCTTCTACATCGAAGATATACTTGGAAGGAATGGAACTCCAGCCTCTACAACCGTTATCTCAGCGCCGACTCTACCCTCACCAAATTCGTCATTCACAAGTTTGATATCACCTTACAGGAGTTCAATCTGCGAGCCGACGCCAATCCACCCCGCTATGTCGCACCACTCAGCTCTTGCGACTCCGTACTCAACAGGGGCTTTCTCGTCCTCAGTCTACCCTTTCAACCGGTCACTGGGAGAATACGCGCATGCACTCATCAGACACGACAGTCTTG GCAAACCACTGTTGTGGACTCCATTCATTCAGCGTCCCCTGCACAAAAGGAAAGGCGGACAAGTCCGATTTTCCAATGACCAGACAATTGAACTAGAAAAAAAGTTCGAAACACAGAAGTATCTGTCTCCACCAGAGAGGAAACGACTGGCCAAAATGCTGCAATTGAGTGAACGACAG GTGAAAACCTGGTTCCAGAATCGCAGGGCGAAATGGCGACGTCTGAAACAG GAGAACCCACAGTGCCCCAAACAAGACATCGAAGACGAAAATCCCGAAAGACATTTTGACGTGGAAGTCCGTTCAGATCAACACAACCCACCACAGGTTCCACACAGCCACGTTCAGTGCTCTTCCACGTCACTCTTGAGGGAAGACAATGAGTCAGGCATCTCAGAGAATTCGGACCAAGAACTGGACGTTGAGGACGAATTTCCCTCAACcttgcaaaaataa